In Candidatus Krumholzibacteriia bacterium, one genomic interval encodes:
- a CDS encoding ArsR family transcriptional regulator → MEEHHSDRLKLEEDRLLKLHSSLCKVMSNPRRTRMIHLLEEGEKNVGELVEATGLLKARKVLTACNAMEELFLELLEEENAGA, encoded by the coding sequence ATGGAAGAACACCATTCCGACCGACTGAAACTCGAAGAAGATCGTCTTCTGAAGCTACATTCCTCTCTCTGTAAGGTCATGAGCAATCCTCGCAGAACCCGGATGATCCATCTGCTGGAAGAGGGAGAAAAGAATGTGGGTGAACTGGTAGAGGCCACCGGACTTCTCAAGGCGCGAAAAGTCCTGACGGCCTGCAATGCCATGGAGGAACTTTTTCTTGAATTGCTGGAGGAAGAGAACGCCGGCGCCTGA
- a CDS encoding TonB-dependent receptor encodes MRFLGIPGLIFLFGLSASAEERIHAWSDSVYVMPAIEVRAEAVEQFAIREAESIAREVILPSQSPHRLPLPEEYLKEAAGLELRRYGGLGAFSTASLRGSSGQEVAVYLDGVDLRHPMSGSTLLGDLPLAGVERIEIYRGSSPGELGAGAPAGTIHVLSGDAEGRQLALGTGSYGLTRASFSTRARGPWGSRASIAATWLSSESDFQYLDRRGTNHNSEDDTLRLRRNADFRGADLQTRLSRGSTDDRTGRWLLSARFLYRENGIPGSESLPSDSTRSRRIGQDYRLGWKSGLVFQQARLEGLIWRRDALTRFLNPASETGPFLNSDETLDQLMSEGSRLRLDWYRLPFHLLLNAELQRDRFLPENLNPRKGKGYERRRETGKWSAESRLERGRVFASFAYGEDTLFDNYHGPPSLPWLPGVEKPRRETFSRFRRSGLRADLYRGRLLEAKLKANLHEGYRPPSLLELFGQDVSVEGNSNLLPELALSRDLGLLLQLEGERGELCLEVFFFDREMEQQILFLRNSQNSVRAENLQESRVRGQELSLSFRSRSWSGRLNAHWQDARDRGDNPVYRNKSLPYRSPRKVFARLARRMKWLSLFAELEYRDEVFTDRYNDPEKSLPASTLLGAGASLPLGETWRASLEVMNLADQRCEDILGYPLPGRSWTLNLEWKTP; translated from the coding sequence TTGCGTTTCCTCGGCATCCCCGGATTGATTTTTCTTTTCGGCCTTTCGGCTTCCGCCGAAGAGCGGATCCATGCCTGGTCCGATTCTGTTTATGTCATGCCTGCCATTGAAGTTCGGGCAGAGGCAGTCGAACAGTTCGCCATCCGGGAGGCCGAGAGCATTGCGCGGGAAGTGATTCTCCCTTCGCAGAGTCCTCACCGTTTGCCTCTGCCCGAAGAGTATCTGAAAGAGGCGGCCGGGCTGGAGCTTCGTCGTTACGGAGGGCTTGGTGCCTTCAGCACCGCAAGCCTCCGGGGCTCGAGCGGGCAGGAAGTGGCCGTCTATCTCGACGGCGTGGATCTGCGTCATCCCATGAGCGGCAGCACTCTTCTGGGCGATCTGCCTCTGGCCGGGGTCGAGAGAATTGAAATCTACCGGGGTTCTTCCCCCGGGGAACTGGGTGCCGGCGCTCCGGCGGGAACCATTCATGTACTCAGCGGAGATGCAGAGGGCCGGCAACTTGCCCTTGGAACAGGCAGCTACGGATTGACCCGCGCCAGTTTCTCGACCCGAGCCCGGGGACCCTGGGGAAGCCGGGCTTCGATTGCTGCCACCTGGCTTTCCAGTGAATCTGACTTCCAGTACCTTGACCGACGGGGAACAAATCACAACAGCGAGGATGACACTCTTCGGCTTCGCAGGAACGCCGACTTTCGCGGTGCCGATCTTCAGACTCGCCTGAGCCGGGGAAGCACCGACGATCGCACGGGTCGCTGGCTCCTCAGTGCCCGTTTTCTCTATCGTGAAAACGGGATCCCGGGCAGCGAATCCCTGCCCAGCGATTCCACCCGTTCCCGCCGCATCGGGCAGGACTATCGCCTGGGCTGGAAGAGCGGGCTGGTCTTTCAACAGGCACGACTGGAGGGTCTGATCTGGCGGAGGGATGCCCTCACCCGCTTCCTGAACCCTGCTTCGGAGACCGGTCCCTTCCTCAATTCCGATGAAACTCTTGACCAACTGATGAGCGAGGGCAGTCGCCTTCGTCTGGACTGGTACCGACTTCCCTTTCATCTGCTTCTCAATGCCGAACTGCAAAGAGATCGCTTTCTTCCCGAGAATCTGAACCCTCGCAAAGGCAAGGGTTATGAAAGAAGGCGCGAGACGGGGAAGTGGTCAGCGGAATCGAGACTGGAACGGGGACGCGTATTTGCGAGCTTTGCCTACGGAGAAGATACTCTCTTTGACAACTATCATGGCCCTCCCAGCCTGCCCTGGCTCCCGGGAGTCGAAAAACCCCGGCGTGAGACTTTTTCCCGCTTCCGCCGATCTGGACTTCGCGCCGACCTCTACCGGGGGCGCCTCCTGGAAGCGAAACTCAAGGCAAACCTCCATGAAGGATACCGCCCTCCCAGTTTGCTGGAGCTCTTCGGGCAGGATGTCTCTGTCGAGGGAAACAGCAATCTCCTTCCCGAACTGGCCCTGTCCCGGGATCTGGGACTCCTGCTTCAACTGGAGGGCGAAAGGGGCGAACTGTGTCTGGAGGTCTTCTTCTTTGACCGGGAAATGGAACAGCAGATTCTCTTCCTTCGAAACAGCCAGAACTCCGTGCGAGCAGAGAACCTGCAGGAGAGCCGGGTGCGAGGTCAGGAGTTGAGCCTCTCCTTTCGCTCCCGCTCCTGGTCAGGACGCCTGAATGCCCACTGGCAGGATGCCCGGGATCGGGGGGACAATCCCGTCTATCGTAACAAGTCCCTGCCCTATCGTTCTCCCCGGAAGGTCTTTGCCCGCCTCGCTCGCCGGATGAAGTGGCTGTCCCTCTTTGCGGAGCTGGAATACCGCGACGAGGTTTTCACGGACCGCTACAACGATCCCGAAAAAAGCCTGCCCGCCTCGACACTTCTGGGTGCCGGGGCTTCCCTGCCCCTGGGGGAAACATGGCGGGCGAGTCTTGAAGTCATGAACCTGGCCGATCAACGCTGTGAGGATATCCTCGGCTATCCCCTGCCCGGCCGAAGCTGGACCCTGAACCTGGAATGGAAGACACCATGA
- the lipA gene encoding lipoyl synthase: protein MREQKRRPDWLRVQLETGEEYRELKKLLGDLSLNTVCRDANCPNLHECWNAGTATFLILGDTCTRHCSFCSVGKGKPEALDAGEPARLAEAVARMKCRHVVLTSVDRDDLPDGGSGHWAASIRAIHSLEPSVSVETLAPDFQGDPEALDRVLEERPAVFSHNVETVPELYRSVRTDSDFERSLSVLRHAHSWKKHYPLRVKSGLMLGLGESRFQLLSALERVLESGCEVLTLGQYLPPSRQHLQVERFLPPEEFEELKQLALSMGFLIVESAPFVRSSYHAERHLPGA from the coding sequence ATGCGGGAACAGAAACGCAGACCGGACTGGTTGAGGGTTCAACTGGAAACAGGCGAGGAGTACCGGGAGCTGAAAAAGCTGCTCGGAGACCTCTCCCTGAACACCGTCTGCCGCGATGCGAACTGCCCCAATCTCCACGAGTGCTGGAACGCGGGAACCGCGACCTTTCTGATTCTCGGCGACACCTGCACCCGCCACTGCAGCTTCTGCAGCGTCGGCAAGGGCAAGCCGGAGGCACTGGACGCCGGGGAACCGGCCCGACTTGCCGAGGCCGTTGCCCGCATGAAGTGTCGCCATGTGGTTCTCACCAGCGTAGACCGGGATGACCTTCCCGACGGAGGTTCCGGGCATTGGGCCGCTTCTATCCGGGCCATCCACTCGCTCGAGCCTTCCGTGAGCGTGGAAACGCTGGCCCCCGACTTTCAGGGAGACCCGGAAGCTCTCGACCGTGTTCTTGAGGAAAGGCCGGCGGTCTTCAGTCACAATGTCGAGACGGTTCCGGAGCTGTACCGAAGCGTTCGCACGGACTCGGACTTCGAGCGTTCCCTCTCGGTTCTCCGCCACGCCCATTCCTGGAAGAAGCACTACCCTCTGCGTGTAAAGAGCGGCCTGATGCTGGGTCTGGGAGAAAGCCGCTTCCAGCTTCTGTCCGCTCTTGAAAGAGTTCTGGAAAGCGGCTGTGAGGTCCTGACCCTCGGTCAATACCTGCCACCCTCACGCCAACACCTGCAGGTGGAGCGTTTTCTTCCTCCCGAGGAATTTGAGGAGCTGAAACAGCTGGCCCTGTCCATGGGATTCCTGATCGTGGAATCCGCGCCCTTTGTGCGATCCAGCTATCACGCAGAGCGCCATCTTCCCGGAGCCTGA
- the cutA gene encoding divalent cation tolerance protein CutA, whose protein sequence is MRPSDLNIILSSAPDMEMTETLARRLVEARLVPCAQILPKARSLYFWN, encoded by the coding sequence ATGCGACCCAGCGACCTGAATATCATCCTGAGTTCTGCGCCCGACATGGAAATGACCGAGACTCTGGCCCGCAGGCTGGTCGAGGCAAGGCTGGTGCCCTGCGCACAGATTCTCCCCAAAGCCCGGAGCCTCTATTTCTGGAATTAG
- a CDS encoding TIGR03960 family B12-binding radical SAM protein has protein sequence MSHPYDEILPRVLKPGRYRGGEFQECVKDPGDLRGRVALCFPEVYELGMSHMGMKILYSRVNACEGLAAERAFCPWPDMESELRSTGLPLLSLETASPLSQFDVVGFSLQYELSYTNVLTMLDLCGIPLHSEKRNDDDPLVIAGGPVCFSPEPVADFFDLILIGDGEEALQEILEEWLSLRKDKVPRKEALRRLALGGDGRYVPTLYSLEEDPLSGLVCIRKPEDQELPFPVTRAQVADLADYPFPTDTPVADNQAIFDRHAIELARGCTEGCRFCQAGMIYRPVRERPPSQVIDTVLKGIHEAGYDEVSLSCLSTADYSAIVPLVRELSRRLEPERVSLSLSSLRAYGLPESLLDDLSKVRATSLTLAPEAGTQSLRDVINKNITEEMILESARRAFERDWNHLKLYFMIGLPTETREDVAGIVDMGKNCREVGLNMPERKRRAEVTVSVSNFIPKPHTPFQWCAMESPDDLLRKQESLKYSARRAGLGLKWHDRKTSELEAILSRGDRRLSTVVEKAWRKGCRFDSWDEHFRPALWKEALEEEGLDPGPYLGTLPVDSRLPWDHLDPGVEQVFLLREYQRSMRDRLSPPCSKPRGKLLHPATPEEAEKGLDDALLCYHCGVACDLDAMKTERLNFHREMEEAAEETLPEVETGSYRCRILYSKSHPATSLSHLDLLRLWPRSLRRAGLSILYSQGYHPHPRISFTPALPQGMESRGEQLEFLLKRQVPKEEILARLRPILPPGLEILDIVCGESSPMRTRLESLEMILPLESIPADLEERCRELLARESLEITRVKKGKSRTGDARPTLLALDCLEEGLCVRLALQGLALKAAELAGLLDIPDAATSAYRRGFTLEEEECDPAT, from the coding sequence ATGAGTCATCCATACGATGAAATCCTCCCGCGCGTCCTGAAACCGGGACGATACCGCGGAGGTGAATTTCAGGAGTGTGTCAAGGATCCCGGCGATCTACGGGGTCGTGTGGCTCTCTGCTTCCCGGAGGTCTATGAACTGGGAATGAGCCACATGGGAATGAAGATCCTCTACTCCCGGGTCAATGCTTGCGAAGGTCTGGCGGCCGAACGGGCCTTCTGTCCCTGGCCGGACATGGAAAGCGAACTTCGAAGTACCGGGCTTCCTCTTCTCAGTCTCGAAACTGCCAGCCCTCTCTCCCAATTTGATGTCGTGGGTTTTTCGCTTCAATATGAACTCAGCTACACGAATGTCCTGACCATGCTCGATCTTTGCGGCATTCCCCTGCACAGCGAAAAGAGAAACGACGACGATCCTCTGGTCATCGCCGGAGGGCCGGTCTGTTTTTCTCCTGAACCCGTCGCAGACTTTTTTGACCTGATTCTGATCGGGGACGGCGAAGAGGCACTTCAGGAAATCCTGGAGGAATGGCTTTCCCTGCGCAAAGACAAAGTCCCTCGTAAGGAGGCTCTGCGACGCCTGGCTCTCGGCGGAGACGGCCGTTATGTGCCAACGCTCTACTCGCTGGAAGAGGATCCTCTCTCGGGACTGGTCTGTATTCGCAAACCGGAAGACCAGGAACTTCCCTTTCCTGTCACAAGAGCCCAGGTCGCCGACCTAGCAGATTACCCCTTCCCCACGGACACTCCCGTAGCAGACAATCAGGCCATCTTCGATCGCCATGCCATCGAGCTGGCCAGAGGCTGCACGGAAGGATGTCGCTTCTGCCAGGCGGGGATGATCTACCGACCGGTGCGAGAACGCCCGCCGAGTCAGGTGATCGACACCGTTCTCAAGGGTATCCATGAGGCCGGCTACGATGAGGTCAGTCTTTCCTGCCTGAGCACGGCCGATTACAGCGCCATCGTTCCCCTCGTCCGGGAACTGAGCCGCCGCCTGGAGCCCGAGCGCGTCAGCCTCTCCCTATCCAGCCTCCGGGCCTATGGTCTGCCCGAGAGCCTCCTTGATGACCTGTCAAAGGTCCGTGCCACCAGCCTGACCCTGGCACCGGAGGCCGGCACCCAGAGCTTGCGGGATGTCATCAACAAGAACATCACCGAAGAGATGATTCTCGAAAGCGCCCGACGGGCTTTCGAGCGAGACTGGAATCACCTGAAGCTCTATTTCATGATCGGCCTTCCCACAGAAACGAGGGAAGATGTAGCTGGCATCGTGGACATGGGGAAGAACTGTCGTGAAGTGGGCTTGAACATGCCCGAACGCAAGCGACGCGCTGAAGTAACGGTATCGGTTTCCAACTTCATCCCCAAGCCTCACACGCCCTTCCAGTGGTGCGCCATGGAATCCCCCGACGACTTGCTTCGAAAGCAGGAGTCGCTGAAGTATTCCGCCCGCAGAGCCGGGCTGGGTTTGAAGTGGCATGACCGCAAGACCAGCGAACTGGAAGCCATTCTCAGTCGGGGAGACCGTCGACTGTCGACGGTCGTGGAGAAGGCCTGGAGGAAGGGCTGCCGCTTTGACAGTTGGGATGAGCACTTTCGTCCCGCGCTCTGGAAGGAGGCTCTGGAAGAAGAGGGCCTGGATCCCGGCCCCTACCTGGGCACCCTGCCCGTCGATTCCCGCCTTCCCTGGGATCACCTCGATCCGGGAGTGGAGCAGGTCTTCCTTCTTCGGGAGTATCAGCGAAGCATGCGGGATCGTCTCTCACCTCCCTGCTCGAAACCGCGGGGCAAGCTCCTTCACCCTGCAACGCCAGAGGAGGCCGAGAAGGGACTCGATGACGCGCTGCTTTGCTATCATTGCGGAGTGGCCTGCGATCTGGATGCCATGAAAACCGAGCGGCTGAACTTTCACCGGGAAATGGAGGAGGCCGCCGAAGAGACCCTTCCGGAAGTGGAGACGGGTTCTTACCGCTGTCGGATTCTCTACTCCAAGTCTCATCCGGCAACTTCCCTCAGCCATCTGGATCTTCTTCGCCTTTGGCCGCGCAGTCTGCGGCGCGCCGGGCTCTCCATTCTCTACTCTCAGGGCTATCACCCCCACCCAAGAATCAGCTTCACGCCGGCTCTTCCCCAGGGAATGGAAAGCCGGGGTGAGCAACTGGAGTTTCTTCTGAAGCGCCAGGTTCCCAAGGAGGAAATCCTCGCGCGTCTTCGCCCGATCCTGCCTCCCGGTCTTGAGATTTTGGACATTGTCTGCGGGGAAAGCAGCCCCATGAGAACACGCCTTGAGAGCCTTGAAATGATTCTCCCATTGGAGAGCATCCCGGCGGATCTGGAAGAGCGCTGCCGGGAACTTCTCGCACGGGAGAGTCTGGAAATCACCCGGGTCAAGAAAGGGAAATCCCGAACCGGGGATGCCCGCCCGACCCTGCTGGCCCTTGATTGTCTGGAGGAGGGACTTTGCGTGCGCCTGGCTCTTCAGGGACTTGCACTCAAGGCTGCGGAGTTGGCCGGGCTTCTGGATATACCCGATGCAGCGACTTCTGCCTATCGACGGGGATTTACACTGGAGGAAGAGGAATGCGACCCAGCGACCTGA
- a CDS encoding metallophosphoesterase yields the protein MRIILILMVLPLLSQALFFSVEPEVEIQGEELLLRWETSRPVPATRVSFGIEMPDDPWRSPRWRFVLREEGDSLRKRHEVAFPLRRAEYSSNDVKSLADKGGELLARIESWDPKWNSLNYHELRFAYAWQDSQRVLRPALKLGPWIDRVGPDSAWLSWTLDRKSPVEVVWGPEGGSTERLRLPSSRSMELELSGLKPDQLYEYRILLPGDLQPRTWTFRTAPEPGQWPESGELSFAFMSDSRSGAGGGAESVQGTNRRMLRNLLSQAEMSGVDFICFGGDLINGYTADPESYRRQLDSWKKAAECVGPRIPIYEGMGNHEMLADFFPGEKHSGHGMPPYRDRKGAENSESLFAEAFVNPLNAPATPGRDHPPFRENVYSFDYGPLHVVALNNTYDVSSHPDSLGGYREGELPEEELAWLDRDLEDARKRGLSEFFVFAHEPAFPCGGHAGDGMYWNGRIPEMLEMRARFWDILMRHEVRIVFFGDEHNFSLLRVDERLGEQYRTPVWHVVSGGVGAPFYARDKSLPWADKLSAFSTIQHFCRIRLDSDGLSIEARDMRGRILHQETLRKR from the coding sequence ATGCGTATCATACTTATCCTGATGGTCTTGCCCCTTTTGTCCCAGGCTCTCTTCTTCTCGGTCGAACCGGAAGTGGAGATTCAGGGCGAAGAACTTTTGCTTCGCTGGGAAACCAGTCGCCCTGTGCCCGCAACTCGTGTGAGTTTCGGCATCGAGATGCCGGATGACCCATGGAGAAGCCCCCGCTGGCGTTTCGTCCTTCGGGAAGAGGGTGACAGTCTTAGAAAGCGTCACGAGGTGGCCTTTCCCCTGCGCCGGGCGGAATATTCCAGCAATGATGTCAAGTCTCTTGCTGACAAGGGGGGAGAGCTTCTGGCGCGGATCGAATCCTGGGATCCGAAGTGGAATTCACTGAATTACCATGAACTGCGTTTTGCCTATGCCTGGCAGGACAGTCAGCGTGTCCTTCGTCCAGCTCTCAAACTCGGGCCCTGGATAGACCGGGTCGGACCTGACTCTGCCTGGCTGAGTTGGACTCTCGATCGCAAGTCTCCGGTGGAAGTCGTGTGGGGCCCGGAGGGTGGTTCCACAGAAAGGCTCCGGCTACCTTCCAGTCGTTCCATGGAACTGGAACTCTCGGGACTCAAGCCGGACCAGCTCTACGAGTACCGGATTCTTCTTCCCGGCGATCTTCAGCCCCGGACATGGACCTTCCGAACAGCCCCGGAACCGGGCCAGTGGCCGGAATCCGGAGAGCTTTCCTTTGCCTTCATGTCGGACAGCCGTTCCGGAGCCGGAGGGGGAGCCGAGAGTGTTCAGGGCACGAACCGCAGAATGTTGCGCAATCTTCTCTCCCAAGCGGAGATGTCCGGGGTGGATTTCATCTGCTTCGGAGGCGATCTGATCAACGGTTACACGGCTGACCCGGAAAGCTATCGCCGGCAACTGGATTCCTGGAAGAAGGCGGCAGAGTGCGTGGGGCCGAGGATTCCGATCTACGAGGGCATGGGGAACCATGAGATGCTGGCCGACTTTTTCCCCGGCGAAAAACACTCCGGTCACGGCATGCCTCCCTATCGGGATCGCAAGGGCGCAGAAAACAGCGAGAGCCTCTTTGCCGAGGCATTCGTGAATCCGCTCAATGCGCCGGCGACACCGGGCCGGGATCATCCTCCCTTCCGTGAAAATGTCTACTCCTTCGACTATGGCCCGCTTCATGTCGTTGCACTCAACAATACTTATGATGTGTCCAGCCATCCCGATTCCCTCGGTGGCTATCGCGAAGGGGAACTTCCCGAAGAGGAACTCGCATGGCTGGACCGGGATCTTGAAGATGCCCGCAAGAGAGGGCTCTCCGAGTTCTTCGTCTTTGCCCACGAGCCGGCCTTCCCCTGCGGAGGGCACGCAGGCGATGGCATGTACTGGAATGGCCGGATCCCGGAGATGCTCGAGATGCGCGCCCGTTTCTGGGACATCCTCATGCGGCACGAGGTGCGGATTGTCTTCTTCGGGGACGAGCACAATTTCAGCCTGCTTCGCGTGGACGAGAGACTGGGCGAGCAGTACCGGACACCGGTCTGGCATGTGGTCAGCGGGGGTGTGGGAGCGCCCTTCTATGCCCGCGACAAGAGCCTGCCCTGGGCAGACAAGCTCTCTGCCTTCAGTACCATCCAGCACTTCTGCAGGATCCGCCTTGACTCCGATGGCCTGAGCATTGAAGCTCGCGACATGCGGGGTCGTATCCTTCATCAGGAAACCCTGAGGAAGAGATAA
- a CDS encoding T9SS type A sorting domain-containing protein, whose amino-acid sequence MKIKLDLCLLLLPLLLLAEDRVHASCTDYSTGMLSAFAAENPWTVYSDLLSLHSDAVLRWQGGQLCVIHRMGADNIQVIDPDNGYETLSQFSVGTASNPQDLVVYGEKAWVSRNDENLLLQVDWPEGTVCGGIDLSAWADADGLAELGCMARVGDRLFVSIQRLDRDYWWLPVGDSYLAVVDLPSESLLDVDPVQEGVQAVRLPLSNPVGEIQVFQGQLYLSCPSSYGLLDGGLLRVDPETFECTILASEEELNGDLGDLAIENESLAYAIVGDASFNTHLYRLDLGASTAPELFVAGAGWVFTDLEIHEDQLYATDQSWGASGVRIYDSVNGDLLRDTFSLGLPPYDLLAPESGDTGSGEAPETGGKLSAWPNPFNPQVRISWDGMPEGPARLEVFDSSGRRVASLLEGFQEGRGSVDWRSEDLPAGVYLARLVSGGMQKSMKLVLVK is encoded by the coding sequence ATGAAGATCAAACTCGATCTTTGTCTGCTCCTTTTGCCCCTGCTTCTTCTTGCCGAAGACCGGGTCCATGCAAGCTGTACGGATTATTCCACGGGGATGCTGAGTGCTTTTGCAGCGGAAAATCCCTGGACCGTGTACAGCGATCTTCTTTCCCTGCATTCCGATGCCGTATTGCGCTGGCAGGGCGGGCAACTATGCGTCATCCACCGGATGGGTGCCGACAATATTCAGGTGATCGATCCGGACAATGGCTATGAAACACTCAGCCAGTTCAGCGTCGGAACGGCATCCAATCCCCAGGATCTCGTGGTCTACGGGGAGAAGGCCTGGGTAAGTCGCAATGACGAGAACCTGCTTCTTCAGGTCGACTGGCCGGAAGGAACGGTCTGTGGCGGCATTGATCTTTCTGCCTGGGCCGATGCCGATGGTCTGGCAGAGCTTGGCTGTATGGCCAGAGTCGGCGACCGGCTCTTTGTTTCCATCCAGCGACTGGACCGGGATTATTGGTGGTTGCCGGTGGGAGACAGTTATCTGGCCGTTGTGGACCTGCCCAGCGAGAGCCTCCTCGATGTAGACCCCGTGCAGGAGGGAGTGCAGGCCGTCCGGCTTCCCCTGAGCAATCCTGTCGGGGAGATTCAGGTTTTTCAGGGCCAGCTCTATCTTTCCTGCCCTTCTTCCTATGGGCTCCTTGATGGCGGACTTCTGCGCGTGGATCCCGAGACCTTTGAATGCACGATCCTGGCGAGCGAAGAGGAGTTGAATGGAGATCTCGGGGATCTGGCCATTGAGAATGAAAGCCTGGCCTATGCCATCGTCGGGGATGCCTCCTTCAATACGCACCTCTATCGCCTGGATCTTGGCGCTTCCACTGCGCCGGAACTATTTGTGGCGGGCGCAGGCTGGGTCTTCACGGATCTGGAAATCCACGAGGATCAACTCTATGCCACCGACCAAAGCTGGGGAGCTTCGGGTGTGAGGATCTATGACTCCGTCAACGGGGACCTTCTGCGGGACACCTTCTCCCTGGGTCTTCCTCCCTATGACCTTCTCGCCCCCGAGAGCGGGGATACCGGAAGCGGGGAGGCACCTGAAACCGGAGGGAAGCTGTCGGCCTGGCCCAATCCCTTCAACCCGCAGGTGAGGATTAGCTGGGACGGGATGCCCGAGGGCCCGGCCCGGCTGGAGGTTTTTGATTCCTCCGGTCGCAGGGTGGCGAGCCTGCTTGAGGGTTTCCAGGAAGGACGGGGAAGTGTCGACTGGCGGAGCGAGGATCTTCCCGCGGGAGTCTATCTGGCAAGGCTTGTTTCCGGGGGAATGCAGAAGAGCATGAAACTGGTTCTGGTCAAGTAA
- a CDS encoding carboxypeptidase-like regulatory domain-containing protein: MRRVSTILLLLPLVLACEGEGPGGPALPELAYLQGHVSVQLQPDTMLAGAHLGWGESETLTDSTGYYFLEVPSGTDTLRVSLDGYVSEHRALSLATGETGTESFALLPVDNLPPLAPLNFAGETLEGASLHLHWTLPEDPDRWAVELSKSPGDPFWQEFDSSIQEWTDSQVVPGRLFTYSLSCRDYAGNRSEALVLELEVDTWPTSSLLSFNMESSFDSIPLSWTDCEDEDFALFRLYRSDSSDFNADSPLLYEGRDTQFPDMDVQSNARYFYRLSTVDSTENTSESNTVTAAAQIFVDGGLNEILNLYSVPGRDFYLSQGSLSGEIRKMSADGEILDVLSPEIGRGNLLVDGNGEKAWLLSRVGEVITLLSLAPLSEQATASLSSLSDDLAELSGGRLVLSMREGGSPLILDAGTLEELASVDILSDLAGGALLRSNPSVDLLHALEPGSRRLRVLDMSGEGELLAELTLDAEASWAGFLPDGSLGIFYNYEERMESRDPESLELLESLILDGEGNFLGVENGLLWFIQVQGYRAYALSFPEGETLWDLDLMAPALSLAYVTASGRLALAMSTTHTAICDVSRGDE; this comes from the coding sequence ATGAGAAGAGTCTCGACAATTCTGCTCCTGCTTCCTCTTGTCCTTGCCTGTGAAGGGGAGGGGCCGGGGGGACCGGCACTTCCGGAGCTGGCATATCTGCAGGGTCATGTCTCTGTTCAGTTGCAGCCGGATACGATGCTTGCGGGGGCTCATCTCGGCTGGGGAGAGAGTGAGACTCTCACGGATTCAACGGGATACTACTTCCTCGAAGTTCCCTCCGGGACGGATACACTCCGGGTTTCTCTGGATGGCTATGTGTCCGAACATCGGGCCCTGAGTCTGGCGACGGGGGAAACAGGAACCGAGAGTTTTGCCCTGCTTCCGGTCGATAACCTGCCACCTCTTGCCCCGCTCAACTTTGCCGGAGAAACGCTCGAGGGAGCGTCTCTTCACCTGCACTGGACCCTGCCCGAAGACCCGGACCGCTGGGCCGTGGAACTCAGCAAGAGTCCGGGAGATCCGTTCTGGCAGGAGTTTGATTCCTCAATCCAGGAGTGGACAGACAGCCAGGTGGTTCCCGGCCGCCTCTTTACCTATTCCCTGAGCTGTCGGGACTATGCGGGCAATCGAAGTGAAGCACTGGTATTGGAATTGGAGGTCGATACCTGGCCCACGAGTTCCCTGCTTTCCTTCAACATGGAAAGCTCCTTCGACTCGATTCCCCTTTCCTGGACGGACTGTGAGGATGAGGACTTCGCTCTCTTCCGCCTGTATCGCTCCGACAGCAGTGACTTCAACGCAGACAGCCCGCTGCTCTACGAGGGGCGGGACACGCAGTTTCCTGACATGGATGTTCAAAGCAATGCCCGCTATTTCTACCGCTTGAGCACGGTGGACTCCACGGAGAACACCTCGGAGAGCAACACGGTGACGGCGGCCGCACAGATCTTTGTCGATGGCGGACTCAATGAAATCCTGAATCTGTATTCCGTGCCTGGCCGTGATTTCTATCTTTCCCAGGGATCCCTGAGTGGGGAAATCAGGAAGATGTCCGCCGACGGAGAGATTCTGGATGTTCTGTCGCCGGAGATCGGCAGGGGAAATCTGCTCGTGGATGGAAACGGTGAAAAAGCCTGGCTGCTTTCAAGGGTGGGAGAGGTAATAACGCTGCTCTCTCTTGCTCCTCTTTCGGAACAGGCGACGGCCTCGCTTTCTTCCCTATCGGATGATCTGGCGGAGCTTTCAGGTGGCCGCCTTGTACTCAGTATGCGCGAGGGTGGCTCTCCCCTGATTCTCGATGCAGGGACTCTGGAGGAACTGGCCTCTGTGGATATTCTCAGCGATCTTGCTGGCGGAGCATTGCTTCGCTCGAATCCTTCAGTGGATCTCCTGCATGCACTGGAGCCCGGGAGCCGCAGGCTTCGTGTCCTGGACATGAGTGGCGAAGGTGAGCTGCTTGCAGAGCTGACCCTTGACGCGGAAGCCTCCTGGGCCGGTTTCCTTCCGGATGGATCTCTGGGGATCTTCTACAACTATGAGGAGCGCATGGAAAGCCGGGATCCGGAGAGTCTGGAACTGCTGGAGAGTCTCATTCTCGATGGCGAAGGGAACTTCCTGGGAGTGGAGAACGGGCTTCTCTGGTTCATTCAGGTTCAGGGCTATCGTGCTTATGCCCTTTCCTTTCCTGAAGGAGAGACGCTTTGGGATCTGGATCTGATGGCGCCAGCTCTTTCCCTGGCCTATGTCACTGCTTCCGGGAGGCTGGCCTTGGCCATGAGTACCACTCACACGGCGATCTGCGATGTCAGCCGGGGCGATGAGTAG